TGTGACCTTGAGTTCACAGTTCCTTAAAGCACTGAAGAATGGTAAAATGCTGGATGCCTTTAAGTTGTAAAGCCTCAAAGTTAAGAGGGCAGGTGTAAGCAGTGAAGGATAAAGCAAGCCTATACTGAGTCATCCCCAGAAGTGCTCCAAGATCACACACATCATAACCTGAAGGCCTTGTTTTAGAAACTTTGCTCATGTGGTTCCACTGGGATGGGAGGATAGCCTTGTATAAGGTTATCTTGCTCATCTTTGAATATCCCTCAGGGCTTCCCACTCACAAACACACCTTTTGAAGCAGTGGGCTGCAGTCACTACCCAGCAGCTGCTGATCAGCGTTGCTCCACACAGCAGCCGAGTATCTCGACGAAAACCCTTCAACCGTAGTGAGGCCTGCCATGGCCAAccacctctgaaaaagaaacaaaggaataaTAGGCATCACTCACAGAGgagctgttttcctcttttcccatccACTCTGCTTCATCTGGGGTCAGCTGGTGTGCATTCTCCCCTAGATGGGCCCACTGGTTCAAATGAAGTTCAAAAATCACCAGTGAAAATGTGTGAATGTATTCAGTGTTTGCCAGTCTATTTCCAGAGCCTGTAGGAAAGCTGGAACCAGTTCTGGCTTTCCCGGCACATACAGGGTAATACCTGAGAGACTTGTTTCCACCTATGATCCTTTTCTTGCGACGGTGAAGCAGGCGCATCCCACACACACCAGATTCTGGACCTGCACAGCAAAGTTAGAGCAGTTGAGTAGATACCTTCAGCTTTGCTAGTATCAAGAATTGCTGTCACAGAGCTAAATACCATTAGCCTTCCCCGAGAGCATTAATCCTCATAGTAACAGACTGTGATGCGTTGTGCATAGGGAATACATAGAAGATTTGATCCCATAGTTTTGCTCAAGTTTTGGTGGAGGTGCTTACCTCCAGTATCTGTAGTCTTACACCAGGAATGGGACCTCTACAGCTATTTCCTCAGTGCTCTAAACCCCAAAGTTTGCTCATGGTTATGGCTTTAAGGAAGGGTACAGTGACTTGGCTGTGGGGAAGTTCTGCAGGCACCCACCTGACATGGGTGGAGCTCCTCATTCTGGAGCACCCTGTGCTCCTAAGAGGAGAcaatgaaaacaaggaaaaagtagGAGGTGCAGGACAGGACATGCTTATTTTGTAGGTGAAGTTTCAGCCAAAGAAGAGAAGAACTACGGGGAAAAGCATAAAAGCATGCAGAGATACTACAGCTGGAGCCTCAGATTTCTGCTTAGAAGAAAGGGGCACATCACCTGTTTTGATGTCTTGGACCTTCTCTTCCACATAGTCACAGATCACACCAGCATCCTCGCTGTGCCAACAGCTGTGAATCCCAGTGTCAGGTCTGACACACTGCCCCAGGGTGTGCTCTGTGCCACTGCATTCTATGTTGTCCAGATGGATGGGCCCATAGCCTTCACCAAAATAAGCCATTGGCCTGGCTTTTGCTGTACCACTGCAATTAGAGAGAGGGTGGCCAATCTACAACAAGCAGGAGGCAGGCGAATGTGATGCAGCAGcacattttaagagaaataatatttatgtGTCCCTCTACACGCAGACAGTAGTACAGTACTTGCTGAAGGCACTGTGAGAATGGGACCCTACTCCCTCAAGCATATGCAGATATGCCAAAAGTAAgaaatgaagcccccaggtccaGAAAGAAGCGATCCCCTGAGAGCTGTTTCTATCCATAAGATGCACGTACCAGAGCTCTTACCTGAATCCCAGTTGCCTGCAAACTACTGCAGCGTCTCTGTCTGTCCAGCCATCATCACAGATGCTGCCCCATTGCCCATTCAGGAATACCTCAACCCGTCCCTCCTTGGTGCTTTCTCCATCCACCAGCCGCACAGGAGGCCCTGCAGCAGAAAACAGATGGGTTGCTGCAAGCAAAAACACCAGAGTGTGAGGTACCCAGAACCTGGGttcttcaggaaaagaagaaTCCCAGATATcagcaagcttaaaaaaaaaaagaaaaagaaaaaagaaccaaaaagtGTTTCTATATGAAGACTACGTCCCTCATTTCACCTCTGTGATGAATCAGAAGACTACAtacatattaatttatttaatacatACTGGAAATAATTAGTGGATCATATTCCAAAAGCTGAGTAAAGAGGAGAACAAGAACAGAATGAAAGTTATTAACTCCTGCGCCAAGAGTGGACAAGCTTAAACGTGCCTTGGAAATAAATCCATTAAATTATAAAACTATTATATTCTAGGCAATAGAAGAGTTCTACacctaggaaaaacaaaaaagttgggtgccatttatttcaattaaaaatatctaACAAATTGGAAAGTCTCCTGtaataggaaaaggaaagagtaTCAGGCCTCatatgaaaaaggaaattattctaaCCTGAAATACATtcacaattttaattaaaagtgtgCCATCCACACAAGAGAGTGCCAATTTCCACACAACAGCCCCTCACATCTGAAGTCCTCTTGTCTTGGCAAGGTGCGACACTAATGTAACTACACCAGTTTCCTAAAGGGCCTAATTAAAGGGTTCCCATGTTCCCACAGACATGGGGCTGAGGCATCTCATAAGTGAGCAAGGGCACACTAAGGCAGCCACCGTTCCTCAGCCCCTCGGGTTTGTTTTAGAGACCGACAACACAATTCAGTTTGTTTCTCTGCAGGCCTGGCCATACGCCTGGTGGAGCCCCAAGACAGCCAGGTCTCCTTCCTAAGAGTCCTCCTCAAAAAGCAGCCCCCTCACTGAGACAGCACAGAGAAAACTCCCACATCTGCCACAGTGTCCAAAGGAACAGACCAGCAGGTGACACTTCCCCACTGTCCAGGGCAAGAGGCAAGGCGAGTTACCCAGGCTGCCATCCATGACTGTGTTGCTCTCGGGGGAGCAGCGGACTCCCACATCCTCAGCGTGTGAGCAGTCATGCTGCCCCCAGTTGCTGTGGGGACAGTCCAGGAGGGACAGCTCTGTCCCCACACAAGCCACATCATCCAGTAAAATgaagccttggccagcagcataGTCCCCTTCAGAGGCCAGGGTAGCAGGACCACTAGAGGAAGGAAACAGAACATAACGTAACATCAGattcattaaaatttattaatcCCACAGAGGGACCCAAGCTCAGACCCAAAGGGAAACTcccctgcagagctcagctgtgatATCAGTGGCCTCCTGACCTAAACCACTAAGTGACACAAAGGATGGCAGCCAAGCATCTTGCACATCTCACCAGCTTCAGTTTTCATGGAGGCCCTCTCAGACCAGTCCATTTTCTAGTGCCTGGTCAAAGGCACAGTCAGAGTAGCACAGATGGCCAACTATACCACAGAGGCTGCTTTGCAGACATGACACCAGGTACATCAATTTGCGGAGGGGATAGCAGAAGAGGCATCAAAAATACCAATATTTAATTAATTCTACTTCTTTTTATAGGAAGCGACTACCTGGatctgaaatgcagaaagttGCAAACTTTTGGGCACTACAAGAGATGACAAACACAGTATGCAGCTGAACTCCAAGGGAAGACCTTATTTTAGTCTTTTCTTCAGTCTATAAAACTGAAATTCTAGAAGGATACCCTACTCATACTAAAAAATCCGCAAAAAAACCTAGATATCCTGCTTTTAAGTCTTCCACAAAACCATACCTGGAGGGACAACAGTTCAGCAACGGTCTGAAAGAAAAGCATTGTGATAATCGCTAATACTACTCTTTTTTGCCCTGATGGTCTTTGTTCAGCTACTGAAGCAGGTGATGTGTTTAGCTGACAGAGCAGCTGAGTGATATCACTCAGCTGACAGAGCAGAGGAGGTGGCAGTGCTGAAATTTAAGGTATATTGAGAGAACTTTCTTTTTTGGTGAGGGGTCCATAAAGACAGTATCAAACCTGTTACCTGCTTTCAAAACAGACCTAGGCAAGAcataataaagatttttattttctccccgcCCCGGGAAAGAGTGTGGATACCTATTAATCTTTCCTGAATGAAAGTTGTATGATGGTAATAACCCTTCTAACAAAGACAGCATTGAAGAAAGTAAGGTCCAGCCTATCCCAGTGAAGGGGGACGGAATCTAATCTTTCAAATTAGGGAGCACAGACATTATACATGCTCTCAGTCCTACCTgaagcccagctgcctgcagaccACCTGGGCACCGAGGTCTGTCCAGCCATCATCGCATACTGTGCCCCAGTCTCCATTGTAATAAACTTCTACCCTGCCTTCTCTGGGACTGCGGCCACCAGCCAGCCTGACAGTGCCCTCTGCAAGGAGTGGGAGAAGGAAAGGTCAGCGCTCAGCAGGGGTGAAAACAAACTGCCTGTGCCCCACTGCTCAAGTCTCTGTACAGACCATGAGTGAAAGAAATCGAAGACACAGATATCCATGGGTACTCAAAACCCAAACATTCACTGCTCCCAAACATGCCCACCTGTCAGGGGAGGATTCACCTCGGCCTTTCCATGCCACCTGTGGAAAGCAATGGGAACACCACCAAGTCTGGCTCTGATCCATTCCCACCTTCTGCTTGCTCTCTGTCTCCACATCTGGCAGCCCTTGTGGGAGCCATAAACAGGAGCCCTGTGGGATCCTGAAGCCAGGGAGCTATCTGCTGAGGAAGCTGTGTAATATGAGAGTAAGACCACATCTGACCGGCGTAGAGCTGTAGATCTGTACCTGTGAAAGGGTCACAGGAGACCCCAGCATCTTCAATGTGGTCACAGTTCTGCTGTCCCCAGTCACTCTTCTTGCACTGGTCAAGTGAGAGTTCATTGCCTGAGCACTCCACTTCATCCAGCAGGATTGGGCCAGATCCCTGCCCATAGTGAGCCCATGACAAGGCTTTCGGGTTCCCACTGCAAACGGTACAGACACATAAACTCACAGTAAGGAAGGTCACAGTCTTGTGTGCTCGGAGTCTGCCTTGCACAGGGACTCGGCCAGCATCCTCCCATAGATAATCTGTATTTTGGACACAGTGGTGTTAACAACTGTTAACCCAAAATACCTTATTGGAAAGTTTTGTAACAAGACCTTCTAACACATAACAAAAATGTGCCCACAACATGAACAGTTCAGACCCCTGGGGAGTTCTGTGGACAATGATGTTTCAATCTCAGCAACAGGTAAAACCCAAAGTTGAAGGGATCTCAAAATGGAACATCCTATTTTAAACAATTCTGTACTGATTTGAATTTCAAGAATGCTCAGTATACAACAGCTCCCATGTTAAGTGCTGAATGGCATAGAGGAGAACAAGGTGCTCTCTCTTGCTTTCCTGTCTGAAGAGGGTAAGGGCAGTCAGTGAAACTGGATGTATTTAAATTTAACCAAGTGAACAACTGCAGTTGACATATGGAAATCACCATGACAAGTTATCACTGAGGACAAGAAGATTTGCATTAGGACATGCGTACAAAAGTAACGAACAGGGGTAAACACAAACAGATCTCGGACAGGGGTgcaccaactttttttttttttcccctcacagcaTAAACCCATAAAGCTGACAGGAATTAAGTACAAAATCCCTTTATAGGATGATCAGTCCAGAATTATCTTTCCCAGGGTTTCTGTACATTTCCCATAGAAAGGGCTGGTACTACCATGAAAGGACATGCTCTCACATTCTTCATTCTACCTGCCTCTATTACCACTCCATGACGTACAGCAGGGAAATTACCTGAGTCCCAGCTGCCTACAAACTACTTCAGCATCCCGGTCGTCCCACTGGTCATCACAGATGGTACCCCACTTGCCATCATGGTAAACCTCCACTCGACCTTCAAAGCTCTCCTTTCCCCCAACTAAACGCAGTGGGGCACCTACACCTGTGCTtcaagaaagggagagagagcacaACAGAATAAGACAGAGACACAGCACATCCAGCAGTTCAGGGTGTAGAACCATTCACCAACCAGAGGAGGTCTTGGGCTGTCGTGTCCCACTCTACTACATCCTCCCCTCTAAAAACCCCCCAAAGCATCTGTGATTGCAGCCCACAGTATGGGTGCCACTGGTCCAGGGCTGGCTCTTTAACTGGATGCTACAGTGACTAGGACTTTGCTACCTGCAGATAAAAACCTGGTTTGATAAAAAGGGGATGTGCTCATAAGCAACAGCCATCTTTCAATGATCATAGAACTATGCCCTCTCTGAGTATTTGGGATTGGGAAAGGATGGATAATTTTCCACTGGAAGGAAGATAACCATCTGTATAGCAGATGAAAGATGAACATGCTCCAGTGATTGTCTCTCCACAGCTTCCCAACCTTAGATTTTACATCTTATCAGCAACACTGACACAAGAAACAGGGAGTGAACCTCCCCTGGAGATTTACCTTCTGGAGGGACACACGTTACCGTGGCACTCCCCTGGTTACAAGCTCCTGACACAGCTTCCCGATAGCCACACTGCAGCAGGGCTTTCTCATCCCCATGGCAGTTTGCTGACTGCAGGTGCAGGGGAACAGGCCACAATCCGGGATGACTCTTCTTCCCAGCTGTGCCGATCTCACTGGTACAGAGAAAGCAATGAAACCTCATAGTACTGCTTGATTTACAAGTTCCCCTCCATTCTTGTGACTCACCATCCCAGTTGTGGCATTTCACATCCCAGTGAGCCCAGTTGATTGGGAGTGCATAAAGGGGTGGCTATTTACAGTCtaacaaaaaagcacaagcaaGTGCAAAGCACTTCCTACCATCTAACCCATTTTGTCTTCTTACTTACTGCAGAGAAGTTGATCTGGTCAGAAACAGCACCCTCACTTGAGAGTGATGAACAAACCCATCAACAGATTCAAACATCCAACTATCTGAATcaccttcttccttctctgtggGCCTTATCCCCTTGCTATTTGGAATTTTGAAGGTCCAAATCCCAGATTCCCAAAGAGGGTTTACACTCTCAAAATTTCTAATAGATCACTACACAAATTCCAGATGGTAATACTACATAGGGGATACAATCTCACAGCTCACTCACCACACCCTGGAGCACCAAGAAGAAACTATCGTTTTAAAGAGTTCTTGCAAATGCTGGTTGGGATTTGGCATAGCCACGGAAAGAAAACAGTAGGAAAGGACACTGGTAAGTGGGAAATGAGCCCACAGAACAAACTCCTCTCCCCCAACCAACACACTATGCCAGAGGGACTGTAACCAGAGAGGCTGTTATTTCCAAGGCCACATGAGCATATAACTCTCACAACCAGACTGAGGTTCCCACCTGAGACCTAGTTGCCTGCAGACAACACTGGCATCCCAGTCAGTCCAGTGGTCAGCACAGATGGTGCCCCAGAGTCCATTGAAGTACAGCTCCACACTACTATCTTCAGCCAACCGCACAGCACCTTccaaaagggaagcaaaaaaaaaaaaaaaaagctgctatcTTCTGATTGAGGTTTCAGACCAGCAAGTCTTGGTCATGAACTGCACTTGCATTTTCTCATCCCTGTTTTGCTGGTACTGTCACTGAAGTAACTTGTATGAAGGAGTGCCGGTTGTGGCATCTGCCAGATCCAGCAATGGCTGCTTGGGAGAATGGCTGATGCTACATCCATTTCAAACCCATGGCAATATCAGTAGGAAACTCGGGTTCTGCCGCAGCTCCAGGATTTTCCTTTTGTGGAATGGGAGTGATTTTACATGCCACCTTGAAAAGGTGTATGGAAATGGCAGGCTCTCTAATTCTTATGATGCTCTACTGATTTATTTTCTATCGATCACCTCACCTATGAGTCACTGTTGCTACAGCTAGAGGTTCAGATTCACAGCAGATGAatcttctttaatttctttaagaaaagggAGTGCCAATGTAAATGCCATTTCAATTCTCACTGCACTACAACTACAACTACCACTGTTTAGAAAGCACATCTCGCTCAGTTATGTACTGGGAGAGGGGGTACACCTCTGTCTGTAGTACCTCAATGCAGGCACACAGCACTACTACACTTGTTGTGTCCTTGCCTTTAATGAAGCTGTCTTTGAGAACACTTCCACTGACAAGGGAAAAGActttgtcattttatttattaaactaatGCTTTACCTGCTTTGCAAAATGCAGGAAAAGGGAACAAGGTCAGAAAACAGGAGGACAAACAGAACATTTTCAAGAGTGCTGCACTGGAGTCAGGGTACTGAGAGAGCTCAGCTCCCCTGGATGCCTCAAAATAAGCAGCAGTCTTTGTGTCAGCACTGTGAGGAATTTTAAAGTAAGCCTATACCCTACCTTGCTACGGAAGACTTACAAACCTAACCACAGAAGATTTTTCCTTGTTGTATTTGAACTGCTATAATTACAGGAGGAGAGCTCTGATACAGACACTTAAGGAGCAGTAGTGGGTTGTTTTCCACATAACTTAAACTGCTTTCAAAGTGGCATAagttaacagtaaaaaaaaaaaagtcatctccCTGTATGAGAATAAAAACATCTATACAAAGCATTATGGGTACAGCAGCTTAAATCCACCCCCTACTATATACAGACGTTCTTCTCCCACACAGGCTAGCCTCTATTCCTAATTATTTCAACAATTTGGGACAGTTAGTATACTGTGCTTCTTTCACAGGGTGTCCCACCTCCTGCTTGCAAGTTTGTGCAGCACATGTTTCTGGCCTGAGTCGCCCCCCCAGACGGTGCAGCCTGGGCACTGACAGGGACCCGCAGCAGCCCTTACCTTGGTTACAGTCACAGTCAGCCCAGCCGATGGCCCCTGACGCAAGCCGGTAGAAACACCAGGGTGTGGTTCCCCCATCTGGGTTCCTGCAGTGGTTGTGGTCTCCCAAGCCACGGTCTGGGTACTGCTGAACGTAATCGGGGAACTCTGCCCAGTTGAGGCACGCTGCCCCAGCCTCAGTGACTGCCAGCGACCCATTGTAATACCCAAGAGGTCCGACACCACACACGCTGGATGCTGGGCACAGGAAGGGAGCTGTTAGCATCACTTAAGgcatctgtggaataattactaaaatggccaaaaatacagcattgttcacacattaagttataaaatcaaaaggcttctaaggtagaatacagccacagctggcatgcaaagaatgcaacttctgcgattccctgtacaagatTGCTTGTGAAGCTA
The sequence above is a segment of the Larus michahellis chromosome 6, bLarMic1.1, whole genome shotgun sequence genome. Coding sequences within it:
- the LOC141744554 gene encoding neurotrypsin-like isoform X3, producing the protein MEIPKVLGLLVELLSLLSCLRCVQAFLGSQPNQNHLQSAASSVCGVGPLGYYNGSLAVTEAGAACLNWAEFPDYVQQYPDRGLGDHNHCRNPDGGTTPWCFYRLASGAIGWADCDCNQGAVRLAEDSSVELYFNGLWGTICADHWTDWDASVVCRQLGLSEIGTAGKKSHPGLWPVPLHLQSANCHGDEKALLQCGYREAVSGACNQGSATVTCVPPEGVGAPLRLVGGKESFEGRVEVYHDGKWGTICDDQWDDRDAEVVCRQLGLSGNPKALSWAHYGQGSGPILLDEVECSGNELSLDQCKKSDWGQQNCDHIEDAGVSCDPFTEGTVRLAGGRSPREGRVEVYYNGDWGTVCDDGWTDLGAQVVCRQLGFSGPATLASEGDYAAGQGFILLDDVACVGTELSLLDCPHSNWGQHDCSHAEDVGVRCSPESNTVMDGSLGPPVRLVDGESTKEGRVEVFLNGQWGSICDDGWTDRDAAVVCRQLGFSGTAKARPMAYFGEGYGPIHLDNIECSGTEHTLGQCVRPDTGIHSCWHSEDAGVICDYVEEKVQDIKTGPESGVCGMRLLHRRKKRIIGGNKSLRGGWPWQASLRLKGFRRDTRLLCGATLISSCWVVTAAHCFKRFGVDVRRYLLRVGDYHTGVKDEFERELPVERIILHRNYWAGSNDNDIALVRMRGREGHCLSFNHHVLPVCLPDRKEKSDINRQACIISGWGDTGKSYSRTLLQGVVPLLPREDCEVRYGQKFTNRMICAGNLSEEKRVDSCQGDSGGPLMCQRSNGRWIILGITSWGYGCGRKDSPGVYTKVSKYVPWIKKVTKLK
- the LOC141744554 gene encoding neurotrypsin-like isoform X4, which encodes MHGERISGYSLFFLLAFLGSQPNQNHLQSAASSVCGVGPLGYYNGSLAVTEAGAACLNWAEFPDYVQQYPDRGLGDHNHCRNPDGGTTPWCFYRLASGAIGWADCDCNQGAVRLAEDSSVELYFNGLWGTICADHWTDWDASVVCRQLGLSEIGTAGKKSHPGLWPVPLHLQSANCHGDEKALLQCGYREAVSGACNQGSATVTCVPPEGVGAPLRLVGGKESFEGRVEVYHDGKWGTICDDQWDDRDAEVVCRQLGLSGNPKALSWAHYGQGSGPILLDEVECSGNELSLDQCKKSDWGQQNCDHIEDAGVSCDPFTEGTVRLAGGRSPREGRVEVYYNGDWGTVCDDGWTDLGAQVVCRQLGFSGPATLASEGDYAAGQGFILLDDVACVGTELSLLDCPHSNWGQHDCSHAEDVGVRCSPESNTVMDGSLGPPVRLVDGESTKEGRVEVFLNGQWGSICDDGWTDRDAAVVCRQLGFSGTAKARPMAYFGEGYGPIHLDNIECSGTEHTLGQCVRPDTGIHSCWHSEDAGVICDYVEEKVQDIKTGPESGVCGMRLLHRRKKRIIGGNKSLRGGWPWQASLRLKGFRRDTRLLCGATLISSCWVVTAAHCFKRFGVDVRRYLLRVGDYHTGVKDEFERELPVERIILHRNYWAGSNDNDIALVRMRGREGHCLSFNHHVLPVCLPDRKEKSDINRQACIISGWGDTGKSYSRTLLQGVVPLLPREDCEVRYGQKFTNRMICAGNLSEEKRVDSCQGDSGGPLMCQRSNGRWIILGITSWGYGCGRKDSPGVYTKVSKYVPWIKKVTKLK
- the LOC141744554 gene encoding neurotrypsin-like isoform X2, translated to MGRVGKRLVTRVCLPKAAKGRAAFRTCPCLFHRIIISLLLLCFFSQAFLGSQPNQNHLQSAASSVCGVGPLGYYNGSLAVTEAGAACLNWAEFPDYVQQYPDRGLGDHNHCRNPDGGTTPWCFYRLASGAIGWADCDCNQGAVRLAEDSSVELYFNGLWGTICADHWTDWDASVVCRQLGLSEIGTAGKKSHPGLWPVPLHLQSANCHGDEKALLQCGYREAVSGACNQGSATVTCVPPEGVGAPLRLVGGKESFEGRVEVYHDGKWGTICDDQWDDRDAEVVCRQLGLSGNPKALSWAHYGQGSGPILLDEVECSGNELSLDQCKKSDWGQQNCDHIEDAGVSCDPFTEGTVRLAGGRSPREGRVEVYYNGDWGTVCDDGWTDLGAQVVCRQLGFSGPATLASEGDYAAGQGFILLDDVACVGTELSLLDCPHSNWGQHDCSHAEDVGVRCSPESNTVMDGSLGPPVRLVDGESTKEGRVEVFLNGQWGSICDDGWTDRDAAVVCRQLGFSGTAKARPMAYFGEGYGPIHLDNIECSGTEHTLGQCVRPDTGIHSCWHSEDAGVICDYVEEKVQDIKTESGVCGMRLLHRRKKRIIGGNKSLRGGWPWQASLRLKGFRRDTRLLCGATLISSCWVVTAAHCFKRFGVDVRRYLLRVGDYHTGVKDEFERELPVERIILHRNYWAGSNDNDIALVRMRGREGHCLSFNHHVLPVCLPDRKEKSDINRQACIISGWGDTGKSYSRTLLQGVVPLLPREDCEVRYGQKFTNRMICAGNLSEEKRVDSCQGDSGGPLMCQRSNGRWIILGITSWGYGCGRKDSPGVYTKVSKYVPWIKKVTKLK
- the LOC141744554 gene encoding neurotrypsin-like isoform X1: MGRVGKRLVTRVCLPKAAKGRAAFRTCPCLFHRIIISLLLLCFFSQAFLGSQPNQNHLQSAASSVCGVGPLGYYNGSLAVTEAGAACLNWAEFPDYVQQYPDRGLGDHNHCRNPDGGTTPWCFYRLASGAIGWADCDCNQGAVRLAEDSSVELYFNGLWGTICADHWTDWDASVVCRQLGLSEIGTAGKKSHPGLWPVPLHLQSANCHGDEKALLQCGYREAVSGACNQGSATVTCVPPEGVGAPLRLVGGKESFEGRVEVYHDGKWGTICDDQWDDRDAEVVCRQLGLSGNPKALSWAHYGQGSGPILLDEVECSGNELSLDQCKKSDWGQQNCDHIEDAGVSCDPFTEGTVRLAGGRSPREGRVEVYYNGDWGTVCDDGWTDLGAQVVCRQLGFSGPATLASEGDYAAGQGFILLDDVACVGTELSLLDCPHSNWGQHDCSHAEDVGVRCSPESNTVMDGSLGPPVRLVDGESTKEGRVEVFLNGQWGSICDDGWTDRDAAVVCRQLGFSGTAKARPMAYFGEGYGPIHLDNIECSGTEHTLGQCVRPDTGIHSCWHSEDAGVICDYVEEKVQDIKTGPESGVCGMRLLHRRKKRIIGGNKSLRGGWPWQASLRLKGFRRDTRLLCGATLISSCWVVTAAHCFKRFGVDVRRYLLRVGDYHTGVKDEFERELPVERIILHRNYWAGSNDNDIALVRMRGREGHCLSFNHHVLPVCLPDRKEKSDINRQACIISGWGDTGKSYSRTLLQGVVPLLPREDCEVRYGQKFTNRMICAGNLSEEKRVDSCQGDSGGPLMCQRSNGRWIILGITSWGYGCGRKDSPGVYTKVSKYVPWIKKVTKLK